A single region of the Roseivivax sp. THAF197b genome encodes:
- a CDS encoding radical SAM/SPASM domain-containing protein yields the protein MTQAHSVWRASRYCRFIPDTSDGGGFLHNSFMGALMVVPSDIGRSLAPWLERLRAKNRDIQPVLTARDAFAQEMHRQGFVVDESLQEETRAEDLLSRERDYGTHLIILPHEDCNFRCTYCYESFERGKMSPEIVAGLKSYIAREMPNIRLLNVGWFGGEPCLARDVIYDLSAEFQSLCENAGIKYRAAITTNGYFLDEVTVGRLLDAGIQHFQITIDGSEEAHDTVRRLRGGQPTYRRIFQNLVRMTEQERDFSVAVRVNFNPLTIRTIDDFLKEAAPHLADDPRFFLDFHAVGRWGGPNDQVMAVVEEQSAAEARLGLIDQATCHGFPATSALDALKPHGAACYAGKASSMVVGSDGTIYKCTVAFEDDRNKVGQLYPDGTLEIDRDKWRAWTEPHSPSGKCGTCSFSAACQSRACPLAAMDQGEPPCPFTPADYERMVTVAAHQLQEARQPSPA from the coding sequence ATGACCCAAGCGCATTCCGTTTGGCGGGCGTCCCGCTATTGCCGTTTCATTCCCGACACCAGTGATGGAGGCGGCTTCCTGCACAATTCCTTCATGGGGGCCCTGATGGTCGTGCCGTCCGATATCGGGCGCAGCCTTGCCCCGTGGCTCGAACGTCTGCGTGCCAAGAACCGGGACATTCAGCCCGTCCTGACCGCGCGGGACGCCTTCGCGCAGGAAATGCACCGCCAGGGCTTCGTGGTGGACGAGTCCCTGCAGGAAGAAACACGCGCCGAGGACCTTCTGAGCCGGGAGCGCGATTACGGCACCCATCTCATCATCCTGCCGCATGAGGATTGCAACTTCCGGTGTACCTACTGCTACGAGAGCTTCGAGCGCGGCAAGATGAGCCCCGAGATCGTCGCGGGCCTGAAATCCTACATTGCCCGCGAGATGCCCAATATCCGACTTCTGAACGTGGGCTGGTTCGGCGGCGAGCCCTGCCTCGCGCGGGATGTGATCTACGATCTCTCCGCGGAATTTCAGTCGCTTTGCGAAAATGCCGGGATCAAGTACCGCGCTGCGATCACCACCAACGGATATTTCCTGGACGAGGTCACGGTCGGACGTCTGCTCGACGCGGGCATTCAGCATTTTCAGATCACAATCGACGGCTCCGAAGAGGCGCACGACACCGTGCGCCGCCTGCGCGGCGGCCAGCCCACCTACCGGCGCATCTTCCAGAACCTCGTGCGCATGACCGAACAGGAGCGCGATTTCAGCGTGGCCGTGCGGGTGAATTTCAACCCGCTCACCATCCGCACCATCGACGATTTCCTGAAGGAGGCCGCGCCGCATCTCGCAGACGATCCGCGCTTCTTCCTCGATTTCCACGCGGTGGGGCGCTGGGGCGGGCCGAACGATCAGGTCATGGCCGTGGTCGAGGAACAAAGTGCGGCCGAAGCCCGCCTCGGATTGATCGATCAGGCCACGTGCCACGGCTTTCCCGCGACCTCGGCGCTTGATGCGCTGAAGCCGCACGGGGCGGCATGTTATGCGGGCAAGGCGTCGTCGATGGTCGTGGGCTCGGACGGGACGATCTACAAATGCACCGTCGCCTTCGAGGATGACCGCAACAAGGTCGGACAGCTTTATCCAGATGGCACGCTCGAGATCGACCGCGACAAGTGGCGCGCCTGGACCGAGCCCCATTCGCCCTCGGGCAAGTGCGGCACCTGCTCCTTCTCGGCGGCCTGCCAGAGCCGGGCCTGCCCGCTTGCCGCGATGGATCAGGGCGAACCGCCCTGCCCGTTCACCCCTGCGGATTACGAACGCATGGTCACTGTTGCCGCGCACCAATTACAGGAGGCGCGCCAGCCATCTCCGGCCTGA
- the hflX gene encoding GTPase HflX, with translation MNEHDPHVTRAWVLHPDIKSDRERRDAEIGLAEAVSLAVALPDLEVVGQSIVPLPKPHPGELFGSGKIAELKELFHEHEVELVLVDGPVTPVQQRNLERAWKVKLLDRTGLILEIFSDRAATREGVLQVEMAHLSYQRTRLVRAWTHLERQRGGLGFVGGPGETQIEADRRAIDEQLVRLRRQLDKVVKTRTLHRAARAKVPYPIVALVGYTNAGKSTLFNRLTGAEVMAKDMLFATLDPTMRGVRLASGPEVILSDTVGFISDLPTELVAAFRATLEEVTAADLIVHVRDISHPNTEEQAADVQAIIASLGVLETTPQIEVWNKIDLLDPEAREGFAARASREEDIFALSAWTGEGMEALLEAIAHRLEGETREDHLRLGFDEGRKRAWLFDRGLVEDERQDEDGYALTVRWSAKDAAQFEKL, from the coding sequence TTGAACGAACACGACCCGCACGTCACCCGCGCCTGGGTTCTCCACCCTGACATCAAAAGCGACCGCGAGCGGCGCGATGCCGAGATCGGCCTTGCGGAAGCGGTCTCTCTGGCCGTGGCCTTGCCCGACCTAGAAGTCGTGGGCCAGTCCATCGTGCCGCTGCCGAAACCCCATCCGGGCGAATTGTTCGGCTCGGGCAAGATTGCCGAACTGAAGGAGCTGTTTCACGAGCACGAGGTCGAACTCGTTCTTGTGGACGGCCCCGTCACGCCCGTGCAGCAGCGCAATCTCGAACGGGCCTGGAAGGTGAAGCTTCTGGACCGGACGGGGCTTATCCTAGAGATTTTCTCGGACCGGGCGGCGACGCGCGAAGGCGTCTTGCAGGTCGAAATGGCGCATCTGAGCTACCAGCGCACGCGCCTTGTCCGGGCATGGACGCACCTCGAACGACAGCGCGGCGGGCTCGGCTTCGTGGGCGGTCCGGGCGAGACCCAGATCGAGGCCGACCGCCGCGCCATCGACGAACAGCTCGTGCGCCTGCGCCGCCAGCTCGACAAGGTCGTCAAGACCCGCACGCTTCACCGCGCCGCGCGCGCCAAGGTGCCGTATCCGATCGTGGCGCTCGTGGGCTACACCAATGCCGGCAAGTCGACGCTGTTCAACCGGCTGACCGGGGCCGAGGTGATGGCCAAGGACATGCTTTTCGCCACGCTCGATCCGACCATGCGCGGGGTCCGGCTGGCCTCGGGGCCCGAGGTCATCCTGTCCGACACGGTGGGCTTCATCTCGGACCTGCCGACCGAACTGGTCGCGGCGTTTCGTGCCACGCTGGAGGAAGTGACGGCGGCGGACCTGATCGTGCATGTGCGCGATATCTCGCATCCGAATACCGAGGAACAGGCCGCCGACGTGCAGGCGATCATCGCATCCCTCGGGGTGCTGGAGACGACACCCCAGATCGAGGTCTGGAACAAGATCGACCTTCTGGACCCCGAGGCGCGCGAGGGCTTTGCCGCGCGGGCATCGCGCGAAGAGGACATCTTCGCGCTGTCGGCCTGGACCGGGGAGGGGATGGAGGCGCTTCTCGAAGCGATCGCCCACCGTCTCGAGGGCGAGACGCGCGAAGATCACCTTCGGCTCGGTTTCGACGAGGGCCGCAAACGTGCATGGCTCTTTGATCGCGGACTTGTGGAAGACGAGAGGCAGGACGAGGACGGCTACGCGCTGACCGTCCGCTGGTCGGCCAAGGATGCCGCGCAGTTCGAAAAGCTCTGA
- a CDS encoding NAD(P)-dependent oxidoreductase, whose amino-acid sequence MAKCAFLGLGVMGYPMAGHLQAKGHDVTVYNRTFAKAEAWAKEHGGTACETPREAAQGMDFVMACVGNDDDLRSVCLGEDGAFAGMKEGAIFVDHTTVSAEVTAELYAAAKEKGVSFVDAPISGGQAGAENGALSVMCGGDEDAYAKAEPVIDAYAKLCRRIGASGAGQMTKMCNQIAIAGLVQGLSEALHFAEKAGLDGRAVVEVISQGAAGSWQMQNRYETMLDDKFDHGFAVDWMRKDLGICLKTGDEVGASLPVTALVDQFYKDVQKMGGARWDTSSLIKRLRAAG is encoded by the coding sequence ATGGCGAAATGCGCATTTCTGGGACTGGGCGTGATGGGCTACCCGATGGCGGGGCACCTTCAGGCCAAGGGGCACGACGTCACGGTCTACAACCGCACCTTCGCCAAGGCCGAGGCCTGGGCCAAAGAGCATGGAGGGACGGCGTGCGAGACCCCGCGCGAGGCGGCCCAAGGCATGGATTTCGTCATGGCCTGCGTGGGCAACGACGACGACCTGCGCTCCGTCTGCCTCGGTGAGGATGGCGCGTTCGCAGGCATGAAAGAGGGGGCGATCTTCGTCGATCACACCACCGTCTCGGCCGAAGTGACCGCCGAATTGTACGCCGCCGCCAAGGAAAAGGGTGTGTCCTTCGTCGATGCGCCGATCTCGGGCGGGCAGGCCGGGGCCGAGAACGGCGCGCTGTCGGTGATGTGCGGCGGGGACGAGGATGCCTATGCCAAGGCGGAGCCCGTGATCGACGCCTACGCGAAACTCTGCCGCCGGATCGGCGCATCTGGCGCGGGCCAGATGACGAAGATGTGTAACCAGATCGCCATTGCAGGGCTGGTGCAGGGCCTGTCCGAGGCGTTGCATTTCGCCGAGAAGGCAGGCCTCGATGGCCGCGCGGTGGTCGAGGTCATCAGCCAGGGCGCCGCCGGGTCCTGGCAGATGCAGAACCGTTACGAGACCATGCTCGACGACAAGTTCGATCACGGCTTCGCAGTCGACTGGATGCGCAAGGATCTGGGTATTTGCCTGAAGACCGGGGACGAGGTGGGCGCCTCGCTGCCCGTGACGGCGCTGGTCGATCAGTTCTACAAGGACGTCCAGAAGATGGGCGGCGCGCGCTGGGACACGTCCAGCCTGATCAAGCGGCTGCGCGCGGCGGGCTGA
- a CDS encoding helix-turn-helix transcriptional regulator, whose protein sequence is MARKSFRSDLNRARPDIAEATRGHEMKRKLALALRALRKEKGLTQKDIEARSDLTQPMISRLEQPTGALPNWDTVTRYVEACGGHMLISFSGAKVDETAFLDAQPPRAETVAAIAV, encoded by the coding sequence ATGGCTAGAAAGAGTTTCCGATCCGACTTGAACCGCGCCCGGCCCGATATCGCCGAGGCGACGCGCGGTCACGAGATGAAGCGCAAGTTGGCCCTCGCGCTGCGCGCCCTGCGCAAGGAAAAGGGTCTCACGCAGAAGGATATCGAGGCCCGATCGGACCTCACGCAGCCGATGATCTCGCGGCTGGAACAGCCCACCGGCGCGCTTCCCAACTGGGACACGGTGACCCGCTATGTCGAGGCCTGCGGCGGGCACATGCTGATCAGTTTTTCCGGCGCCAAGGTGGACGAGACGGCCTTTCTCGATGCACAGCCCCCACGAGCCGAGACGGTCGCGGCCATCGCGGTTTGA
- the hfq gene encoding RNA chaperone Hfq has product MASDRQNLQDAFLNHVRKTKVPVTVFLINGVKLQGVITWFDNFCVLLRRDGQSQLVYKHAISTIMPAQPINLYDGDGEGS; this is encoded by the coding sequence ATGGCTTCCGACAGACAGAATCTCCAAGATGCATTTCTTAACCATGTTCGGAAAACAAAGGTCCCGGTGACCGTTTTCCTGATCAACGGCGTCAAATTGCAGGGCGTCATCACCTGGTTCGACAACTTCTGCGTGCTTCTACGCCGTGACGGTCAGTCGCAGCTTGTCTACAAGCATGCGATCAGCACGATCATGCCTGCGCAGCCGATCAACCTCTATGACGGTGACGGCGAGGGGTCTTGA
- a CDS encoding ribonuclease E/G — MAKKMLIDATHAEETRVVVVDGNKVEEFDFESENKRQLAGNIYLAKVTRVEPSLQAAFVDYGGNRHGFLAFSEIHPDYYQIPVADRQALMEEEEAQARAEAEDEQPKPKSRRRSRSRKPEAEKAVSDDAVATKSADGPAGMETIDLSDEDAGEVSDDSEGLSPMETVAETPVEEPEADTPSDDDAGGEAGADKAEAAYDGEEGDEDARSDATSRDESIESVADDDTEEDIRPARKPRPRRYKIQEVIKVRQILLVQVVKEERGNKGAALTTYLSLAGRYCVLMPNTARGGGISRKITNAADRSKLKEIAGTIEVPKGAGLIIRTAGAKRTKTEIKRDYEYLQRLWEQIRELTLKSIAPAKIYEEGDLIKRSIRDLYNREIDEVFVEGERGYRIAKDFMKMIMPSHAKNVKLYNDQMPLFARYQVESYLSSMFNPTVQLKSGGYIVIGVTEALVAIDVNSGRATKEGSIEETATKTNLEAAEEVARQLRLRDLAGLIVIDFIDMDERKNNAAVEKKIKEKLKTDRARIQVGRISGFGLMEMSRQRLRPGMIEATTAPCPSCHGTGLIRSDDNMALQILRQIEEEGTRRRSKEVCVKAPVGIANFLMNQKREHIAQIEARYGMAVQIEGDPSLVSPDFSMEKFKTASRTVPEAMAPVVSVDTSIMDAIDADEAAAASEEPDPSEAPPAPGADAAPAPAAASEDGEQKPKKRRRRRRRSKKSGNGEGQENGQDNGQDNGQDHAAGADGNAAPQNGGSEGSDAKTEPEAADVKEAAPAADATAEAETPPEKPKRTRTRSRKKAASAPVDGAEAAASAPSEPVADNPEEPVAEEAPKPKPKRRSPSRKKAPEPALADEASDAVAETTPDPEPQPEAVPVDAKIEDAPAAPEPAAVETGTAPEPAPAPEETATAVEPTPAPEEAAASAVEPTPAPEETASAVEEVRSLEPADATTETADEEEAAKPKKRGWWNLGR; from the coding sequence ATGGCAAAGAAGATGCTCATCGACGCCACCCACGCGGAAGAGACCCGCGTTGTGGTGGTTGACGGAAACAAGGTTGAGGAATTCGACTTCGAGTCGGAAAACAAGCGGCAACTTGCAGGCAATATCTACCTCGCAAAGGTAACCCGGGTCGAACCCTCTCTGCAGGCGGCCTTCGTCGATTACGGCGGCAACCGCCACGGTTTCCTCGCTTTCTCGGAAATTCATCCCGATTATTACCAGATCCCCGTCGCCGACCGTCAGGCTCTGATGGAGGAAGAAGAAGCCCAGGCCCGCGCCGAGGCCGAGGACGAACAACCCAAGCCAAAATCGCGCCGCCGCTCCCGGTCGCGCAAGCCCGAGGCCGAGAAGGCCGTGTCGGACGACGCGGTGGCGACGAAGTCCGCCGATGGCCCTGCGGGCATGGAAACCATCGATCTCAGCGATGAGGATGCGGGCGAGGTCAGCGACGACAGCGAAGGTCTGTCGCCGATGGAGACCGTCGCCGAAACGCCGGTCGAAGAGCCCGAGGCAGACACGCCCTCCGACGACGATGCGGGCGGCGAGGCCGGTGCTGACAAGGCCGAGGCCGCCTACGATGGCGAAGAAGGGGACGAGGATGCCCGCTCTGACGCGACATCGCGCGACGAATCCATCGAATCCGTCGCCGATGACGACACCGAGGAAGACATCCGCCCGGCCCGCAAGCCCCGGCCGCGGCGCTACAAGATCCAGGAAGTCATCAAGGTTCGCCAGATCCTGCTGGTACAGGTCGTCAAGGAAGAGCGCGGCAACAAGGGTGCTGCACTGACCACCTACCTGTCGCTTGCGGGGCGCTATTGTGTGCTCATGCCGAATACCGCGCGCGGTGGCGGCATCTCCCGCAAGATCACCAATGCGGCCGACCGTTCCAAGCTCAAGGAAATCGCGGGCACGATCGAGGTGCCGAAAGGCGCGGGCCTCATCATCCGCACGGCGGGCGCCAAGCGCACCAAGACCGAGATCAAGCGCGACTATGAATACCTGCAGCGCCTCTGGGAGCAGATCCGCGAGCTGACGCTGAAATCCATAGCACCCGCGAAGATCTACGAGGAGGGCGATCTGATCAAACGCTCGATCCGCGACCTCTATAATCGCGAGATCGACGAGGTCTTCGTCGAGGGCGAGCGCGGCTATCGCATCGCCAAGGACTTCATGAAGATGATCATGCCGTCCCATGCCAAGAACGTGAAACTCTACAACGACCAGATGCCGCTTTTCGCGCGCTACCAGGTGGAATCCTACCTGTCGTCGATGTTCAACCCGACGGTTCAGCTGAAATCGGGCGGCTACATTGTGATCGGCGTGACCGAGGCGCTGGTGGCCATCGACGTTAACTCCGGCCGCGCCACCAAGGAAGGCTCGATCGAGGAGACCGCGACCAAGACCAACCTCGAGGCGGCCGAAGAGGTGGCGCGCCAATTGCGTCTGCGCGATCTCGCGGGCCTCATCGTGATCGACTTCATCGACATGGACGAGCGCAAGAACAACGCGGCCGTCGAGAAGAAGATCAAGGAAAAGCTGAAAACCGACCGTGCGCGCATCCAGGTGGGCCGCATCTCGGGCTTCGGACTGATGGAAATGTCGCGCCAGCGTCTGCGCCCCGGCATGATCGAGGCGACGACAGCGCCGTGCCCGTCCTGCCATGGCACGGGACTCATCCGTTCGGACGATAACATGGCGCTGCAGATCCTGCGCCAGATCGAGGAAGAAGGCACGCGCCGCCGCTCCAAGGAGGTCTGCGTCAAGGCGCCTGTGGGCATCGCCAACTTCCTGATGAACCAGAAGCGCGAGCACATCGCCCAGATCGAGGCGCGCTACGGCATGGCCGTGCAGATCGAAGGCGATCCGTCGCTGGTCTCGCCCGATTTCTCGATGGAGAAGTTCAAGACCGCCTCGCGCACCGTGCCCGAAGCGATGGCCCCGGTCGTATCGGTGGACACGTCGATCATGGACGCGATCGACGCCGATGAAGCAGCCGCCGCCAGCGAAGAGCCCGATCCGAGCGAGGCACCGCCCGCGCCCGGAGCAGACGCCGCTCCTGCACCGGCCGCTGCCTCGGAAGACGGGGAACAGAAGCCGAAAAAACGCCGCCGCCGTCGCCGTCGGAGCAAGAAGTCCGGCAATGGCGAGGGGCAGGAGAACGGTCAGGATAATGGCCAGGACAACGGTCAGGACCACGCCGCTGGGGCCGATGGAAACGCCGCGCCTCAGAATGGCGGGTCCGAGGGATCGGATGCAAAGACCGAGCCCGAGGCCGCCGATGTGAAAGAGGCCGCTCCGGCTGCCGACGCCACGGCGGAGGCCGAGACCCCGCCCGAGAAGCCCAAGCGCACCCGGACGCGTAGCCGCAAGAAGGCGGCCTCTGCGCCGGTCGACGGAGCGGAGGCCGCGGCGAGCGCGCCGTCTGAGCCCGTGGCCGACAATCCCGAGGAGCCGGTGGCAGAGGAGGCGCCCAAGCCCAAGCCGAAGCGCCGGTCGCCCAGCCGCAAGAAGGCGCCCGAGCCTGCCTTGGCGGACGAGGCCTCCGATGCGGTGGCCGAGACGACGCCCGATCCCGAGCCGCAGCCCGAGGCTGTGCCGGTCGATGCCAAGATCGAAGACGCGCCTGCCGCGCCGGAACCGGCCGCCGTGGAGACCGGCACCGCGCCTGAACCTGCGCCTGCGCCCGAGGAGACAGCGACAGCGGTCGAGCCCACGCCTGCGCCCGAAGAGGCTGCTGCGTCGGCCGTCGAACCCACGCCTGCGCCCGAGGAGACTGCGTCAGCGGTCGAGGAGGTGCGCTCGCTCGAGCCCGCGGACGCCACGACAGAGACCGCAGACGAAGAAGAAGCCGCCAAGCCCAAGAAGCGCGGCTGGTGGAACCTCGGTCGTTGA
- a CDS encoding penicillin acylase family protein, whose product MRVIFRWLVRLVGTALILGALAVMLVYYLGARSLPDYDKELELAGLNAPVEIVRDNSNVPHIMASDDADAFFGLGYVHAQDRLWQMTLMRRTAQGRLSEVFGTRTVETDKLLRRLDLYTRARESFAAQDDRTKSALRAYAAGVNARIEEINSDSLGRGAPEFFLFGAELAPWQPADSLSIIKLMALQLSGHLSNEVLRARTSLALEDGERLADILPDAPGTGVAALPEYSSLAPGATGQTRIAAAPRGALWPVPEPGLAGASNAWAADPTRSASGGALLANDPHLGFTAPAIWYLARMELSSGGVIGGSIPGIPAIMVGRSETLGWGLTSAYLDDQDLFLEKLNPEDSNQYQGIDGWQRFETRRSIIDIKDAPPVTVTLRWTDNGPVLPGTQFDLGTITPPGHVMALSWTALSGSDTSMSAAVGLMFADTIDTAIAQSEAYVAPAQMLTLTDGQEVAMQLIGAMPERDAEHQSQGRMPAPGWIAANRWQGNLPYSANPSFTDPVGGIVGNTNNKVLDRPFPLHVSYKWGDSQRIQRWRDLMQGREVHTRDSFIEFQLDTVSEAARTLLPLVGADLWFTGEAAPEGTPERRRRDALDLLAEWNGEMSEHLPEPLIYAAWLRFLQDRLIRDDLGPLADEFTRIEPLFLERVYRDVDGAAAWCDVTRSAVEESCSDLARLALDDALIWIEETYNTTLASLRWGDAHEATHDHQVLGEVPVLQAFVNIRQSTSGGDFTLQRGATRGRGPNPFLNVHGAGYRGVYDFADPDSSVFITSTGQSGHFLSRHYDDLGQLWRRGEYIPMSLDPDLARAAAVGITNLVPAPE is encoded by the coding sequence ATGCGGGTTATCTTTCGCTGGCTGGTCCGTCTTGTGGGCACCGCGCTGATCCTTGGCGCATTGGCTGTCATGCTGGTCTATTATCTCGGCGCGCGGTCGCTGCCGGATTACGACAAGGAGCTGGAGCTGGCAGGCCTCAACGCGCCGGTCGAGATCGTGCGCGACAATTCCAACGTGCCCCACATCATGGCCAGCGACGACGCGGATGCCTTTTTCGGGCTGGGATATGTGCATGCGCAGGACCGCCTTTGGCAGATGACGCTGATGCGCCGAACCGCCCAGGGCCGCCTTTCCGAGGTCTTCGGCACGCGCACGGTCGAGACCGACAAGCTCTTGCGCCGTCTCGACCTTTACACCCGCGCCCGGGAAAGCTTTGCCGCGCAGGACGACCGCACCAAGTCCGCTTTGCGGGCCTATGCGGCCGGCGTGAATGCCCGCATCGAGGAGATCAATTCCGACAGCCTCGGCCGGGGCGCGCCGGAGTTTTTCCTGTTCGGCGCGGAACTCGCCCCGTGGCAACCTGCGGATTCGCTCTCGATCATCAAGCTCATGGCGCTGCAGCTTTCGGGCCACCTCTCGAACGAGGTCTTGCGCGCGCGCACCTCACTGGCTCTCGAAGACGGGGAACGGCTGGCCGACATACTGCCGGACGCACCCGGCACCGGCGTTGCGGCCCTGCCCGAATATTCGAGCCTCGCCCCCGGCGCCACGGGTCAGACACGCATCGCCGCCGCCCCGCGGGGCGCTCTTTGGCCCGTGCCCGAGCCCGGCCTTGCAGGCGCCTCGAACGCCTGGGCGGCTGATCCGACGCGGTCGGCCTCGGGCGGCGCGCTTCTTGCCAATGATCCGCATCTCGGCTTCACCGCGCCCGCGATCTGGTATCTCGCGCGGATGGAGCTGTCCTCGGGCGGCGTGATCGGCGGCTCGATCCCCGGCATCCCCGCGATCATGGTGGGCCGGTCCGAGACGCTGGGCTGGGGTCTGACATCGGCCTATCTCGACGATCAGGACCTCTTTCTCGAAAAGCTCAACCCCGAGGATTCCAACCAGTATCAGGGCATCGACGGATGGCAGCGCTTCGAGACGCGCCGGTCCATCATCGACATCAAGGACGCCCCGCCTGTCACCGTCACCCTGCGCTGGACCGACAATGGCCCCGTTCTGCCCGGCACGCAGTTCGACCTCGGCACCATTACCCCCCCGGGCCACGTGATGGCCCTGTCCTGGACGGCGCTGTCGGGCTCCGACACCTCGATGAGTGCGGCGGTGGGGCTGATGTTCGCCGATACGATCGACACGGCGATCGCGCAAAGCGAAGCCTATGTGGCACCCGCGCAGATGCTGACGCTGACCGATGGTCAGGAGGTCGCGATGCAGCTTATCGGCGCGATGCCCGAGCGCGACGCCGAGCACCAAAGCCAGGGCCGGATGCCCGCGCCGGGATGGATCGCTGCCAATCGCTGGCAGGGCAACCTGCCCTACAGCGCCAATCCCAGCTTCACCGACCCGGTCGGCGGTATCGTCGGCAATACCAACAACAAGGTGCTCGACCGGCCCTTCCCGCTGCATGTGAGCTACAAATGGGGCGACAGTCAGCGCATCCAGCGCTGGCGCGACCTGATGCAGGGCCGCGAAGTGCATACGCGCGACAGTTTCATCGAGTTTCAGCTCGATACCGTGTCAGAGGCCGCGCGCACGCTTTTGCCGCTCGTGGGCGCCGATCTGTGGTTCACCGGAGAGGCCGCCCCCGAAGGCACGCCTGAACGGCGCCGCCGCGACGCGCTCGATCTGCTGGCCGAATGGAACGGCGAGATGAGCGAGCATCTGCCCGAACCGCTGATCTACGCCGCCTGGCTGCGCTTCCTGCAGGACCGGCTGATCCGCGACGATCTGGGCCCGCTTGCCGATGAGTTCACCCGGATCGAGCCGCTCTTTCTGGAACGCGTCTATCGCGACGTGGACGGGGCTGCGGCCTGGTGCGACGTGACCCGCTCCGCCGTGGAGGAAAGCTGCTCCGACCTCGCTCGGCTTGCCCTCGACGATGCGCTGATCTGGATCGAGGAGACCTACAACACCACCCTCGCCTCGCTCCGCTGGGGCGACGCGCATGAAGCCACGCATGACCACCAGGTGCTGGGCGAAGTGCCTGTGCTGCAGGCCTTCGTGAATATTCGCCAATCGACCTCGGGCGGCGATTTCACCCTGCAGCGCGGGGCCACGCGCGGACGCGGGCCCAACCCGTTCCTCAACGTGCATGGTGCGGGCTATCGCGGGGTCTACGACTTCGCGGATCCGGATTCGTCGGTGTTCATCACCTCGACCGGGCAGTCCGGGCACTTCCTTTCGCGGCATTACGACGATCTGGGACAGCTCTGGCGGCGGGGGGAATATATCCCCATGTCGCTTGATCCTGACCTCGCCCGCGCGGCGGCTGTCGGCATCACCAACCTGGTTCCTGCGCCCGAATGA
- a CDS encoding sulfurtransferase TusA family protein, translating to MIHELDARGLLCPLPVLKTRKRLSALDVGERIAVTTDDPAAIVDMPHYCQESGHALVEQRAEGSAMHWVIEKR from the coding sequence ATGATACATGAGCTCGATGCCCGGGGCCTGCTTTGCCCCCTGCCCGTTCTGAAAACCCGCAAGAGACTCTCCGCCTTGGACGTGGGCGAGCGGATCGCCGTCACGACCGATGATCCGGCGGCCATCGTCGACATGCCGCATTACTGCCAGGAAAGCGGGCATGCGCTGGTCGAGCAGCGCGCAGAAGGGTCTGCGATGCATTGGGTCATCGAAAAGCGCTGA